From the Capnocytophaga sp. oral taxon 878 genome, the window AAATCCTACTATTAAAGGTAAAGGCGCTTCTATCGAAGTTTATTTCTTTGATTTTAAAGCAGATCTTTACGGGCAACAACTTACTATTGAGTTTATACAATACTTGCGTCCTGAACAAAAGTTTGATTCAGTTGAACTTCTTAAAAAACAATTAAATGATGACGAAACAGCAGCTCGCAAAGCAATTGCGCTATGATAAAGCCTATATGCGTATGGCTATGGAATGGGCTAAACTATCCTACTCTAAGCGCAAACAAGTAGGTGCTATTATGGTAAAAGACCGTATGATTATCTCGGATGGTTATAATGGAGCACCTACAGGATTTGATAATTGTTGTGAAGATGAGGAAGGTAATACTCATTGGTATGTGCTTCATGCAGAAGCTAATGCCATTATGAAGGTAGCTGCCTCCACACAATCTTCTGAAGGAGCTACTCTTTATATTACAATGTCTCCTTGTAAAGAATGTAGTAAGCTCATTTACCAATCAGGAGTTAAGAGAGTGGTTTATTTAGAAGGTTATCGTGATAATGAAGGATTGGCATTTCTTGAAAAAGCAGGTGTTGAGGTAGTACATCTTACAGAAGTATAATAAAAAAGAAAAAAGAGGTTGTTTTAAACAACCTCTTTTTTTATACTTTTAGTAATTTAAATCTTAAAAGTAAGCATTCAAAGTAGCAGAAAGAATACCAACACCTCCTAAGTCGAAGCCAAATCTACTTGCTTTAGTAGCGCTATTATTTACATAAGTAAGAGCTACACCATAAGTGTACTGAGCTCCTAAAGCTACTTTAGGGAAAATGAAGTACTCAACGCCAGCAAAGCCTTGTGCACCAACACCAAAACCAAATTGTTTTTCAGCAGGAATAGAAAAACCTACTAAAGCATCAGCACCATAGTAACCTTGTAGACGGGTAGTGCCTTTTCTCCACTCTTTACCATAACCAGCAGTTAGACCAAAACCAGTTGTAGAAGCGCTAGGAGCGTCACCTACTTTGCTGCTTGCGATGTTTAGGTTAAAGCTTGCGATGTAACGAGTTGCTTTGTTGTCAGTGTCAAATTTCTTACCAACAAAATTGATACTGTTGGTAGAAGAAATAACACCTTGGCTCAAGTCTAGTAAGTTTGCGTTAGCATTGAAAAGATTATTTCCGCTGTTAGTTGCACTTCCATTGAAAGCTTGTCCTAAGTAAGTTAAAGCATTTCCAACGTTAAAACCAATTGACCAATCACCTTGTTTAGGTAGGTATTGTTCTCCTTTAGAAGAAACTAAATCTTGTGCTGAAGCAGCACCAAAAGCAAAAACTGCTACTAATGATAGAATAATTTTTTTCATTTGATAAATGTTTTTTTTATTATACGCCGCAAAAGTAACCTATTTTAATGTAACTACCAAATAAATTGCGTTTTTTTTTTCGTCTAATAGGCTTTTGCAAATAATACACGTCGTTTGGAAGGTTTCCCTGAATACATACAAACTCCAGCTTCTTCCTTGCTATCCAAAGGGATACAACGTATGGTTGCTTTGGTTTCTTCTTTTATAAGGGCTTCTGTTTCGGGGGTGCCATCCCAGTGAGCAGAGAAAAATCCACCTTTGGTTTCCAATAATTCTTTGAACTCAGTATAGCTGTTTACCTCTGTAATATGGCTATTACGGTATGCTAAGGCCTTGTTATATATATTTGCTTGAATGTCTTTTAATAGCTGTTGGATATGAGCTACTATTTGATCACCTGCTATGGTTTCTTTAGTAAGAGTGTCTCGGCGGGCTACTTCAAAGGTATTGTTCTCTATATCACGTTGCCCTACAGCTAAACGTACTGGTACGCCTTTTAACTCATACTCGTGGAACTTAAATCCAGGAGACTGAGTGTCACGATCATCAAACTTGACACTAATACCTTGTTTTTTAAGTTCTTCAACTAAAGGTTGTATATGGGTGCGTACATTTTCTAGTTGTGTTTCTCCTTTGTAGATAGGTACTATTACCACTTGTATAGGCGCTAAGTTAGGAGGTAAAACTAATCCGTTATCATCACTATGGGTCATAATGAGCGCACCCATTAGGCGGGTAGATACACCCCAAGAACTTGCCCATACATATTCTTGTTTACCTTCCTTAGTAGTATATTTTACTTCAAAAGCTTTAGCAAAGTTTTGTCCTAAAAAGTGTGAAGTACCAGCTTGTAGAGCCTTGCCATCTTGCATTAGTGCTTCAATACAGAAAGTTTCATCAGCTCCTGCAAAGCGCTCGCTCTCTGTTTTTAGTCCTTTAATTACAGGTACAGCCATAAAGTTTTCAACAAAGGTAGCATATACATTCATCATTTTTTCTGACTCTTCTATAGCTTCCGCTTTGGTAGCGTGAGCAGTGTGCCCTTCTTGCCACAAGAACTCAGCAGTACGCAAAAACAAACGAGTACGCATCTCCCAGCGCACTACATTTGCCCATTGGTTAATGAGTATTGGCAAATCGCGGTATGATTGTATCCAGTTTTTATAAGTACTCCAGATAATAGCCTCTGAGGTAGGGCGTACAATTAGCTCTTCTTCTAATTTAGCTTCGGGGTCTACCATTAACTTACCCTTTTCATTAGGGTCTGTTTTAAGGCGGTAGTGAGTTACTACGGCACATTCTTTGGCAAAGCCTTCTGCATTTTGCTCTTCAGCTTCAAAGTAACTTTTGGGTACGAATAGAGGGAAATAAGCATTGGTATGACCTGTTTCCTTGAACATACGGTCTAACTCAGCCTGCATTTTTTCCCAAATAGCATAGCCGTAAGGTTTGATTACCATACAGCCGCGCACGCCTGAATTTTCGGCTAAATCAGCTTTTACTACTAATTCGTTATACCATTTGGAATAGTCTTCACTTCGCGATGTAAGATTCTTGCTCATATATTTCTTTTATTTCTATACTCTTTTATTGGTTCGTGCAGTTTTTTTTACTGCTTTAGTTGTTCTTTGTTCTTTGGTGTGATAGTAGTGCAAGCACTCATTAATGTAGAAATCACTCTGATTACGTATCAGTCCTGCTACATTATTATTAAACCATATTTCGGCTAGGCTAGCTTTTAAGTATTTGGCTACTTCATTGCTGTTTTTTCTGAAATCAATATTAATACGTCTGCTCTTTAAGAACTTAGCAAAAGCACTTATCATTTCTTTAGGCACTTTGTAGTCATTAATGAAAGCCGATTTGTGAGGGCGACTATTTAGCGCAGGGTGCTTATCTAAATACTCAAACAAAAAGAAGTTAGTAAGACCTGAGGTAAGGACTTCATTTACCAAGTAAGTTTCGGGCTTCATATCTGCAGGTATATACACATCAGGATAAATACCCCCGCCGCCATATACTATTTTTCCTTTAGGGGTCATAAATTTAAGCGAGTCGGGTACAGTAGCGTTATCTATCTGGAAACTTCTCCGTCCTAAGCTATAAGGTTTTTGTATAGAACGCCCAGTAGGAGTGTAGTAACGTGCTGTAGTAAGCCTTACAGCTGAGCCATCGGGCAAGGGCATTTCACTTTGTACTAATCCTTTACCAAAAGTACGTCTGCCTACTATCACGCCGCGGTCGTTATCTTGCAAAGCACCTGCTACAATTTCACTAGCTGAGGCAGTGTTTTCATTGACCAAAATGAAAACAGGTTTGTCTTCAAAAAGTCCACCATCAGTAGAGTAGGTTTCTTCTATCTCCTTACGATTGTTTTTAGTAAATACAATCATTTTGTTTTTGGGAAGGAACTCATCGGCTATTTGTATGCCTACATTTAGGAAGCCTCCAACATTGTTACGCAAATCAAGTACTAAGCTGTTAATACCTTCCTTTTCAAGTGCTTTTAGGGTACTTGTAAACTCACTTACTGTAGTTTCGGCAAAGCGGTTCAAGCGAATATACCCCAAAGTGTCATTCACTTTGTAAAAGCAATCAATACTCTTGATAGGGATGAATTTCCTTTCAATAGGTACTTTAAAAATGCTATCAGTGCGTTTGCGGTAAATAGTCAAATCGACACGTGATTCCATTTCGCCTTTTAGGATATTCTTTATTTTATCAGTGCTTAAACGTTTTTTGTAAAGGGTATCATTATCAGCCATTAAAATACGATCGCCAAAACGTATGCCTTTACGCATAGCATCACTACCCTCAATAGGGCGAATTACGGCTATTGTATCTTTATATATATAGAAACTGATACCTACCCCTACAAACTTGCCGCTCATTGTTTCGGCTACTTCTTGTATGTCGGACCTAGCTATGTAGGTGGAATGTGGGTCTAACTTGCGCAGTATGCTGTTGATAGTTAAATCAACAATACTGTCGGTATTTACATTGTCCACATAATCTTCTTCTATATAGTCAATTAGTCTGCCGAGTTTTACTTTATAAGGGTTCTCGGGTATAGTATCATTACTTACTATAGGCAATGGTACTGGAGGCGGAGGCTTTGGGATATAGAAATTAGCCAATAGCCTTCCTAATATGACTCCAAAAGCTAATGCTAAACCGATAAAAGTGGGAAGTATGTAGTACTTGTTTTTCATTTATTGTTTTATTTGCGAAAAGCACTTACTCCGCTTCGCAGCCAAGTGCTAAACTTATCTACAGCAGGTGTATAGCCTACTGGGTCTACTAAGTTTTGCTCGTCGTGCCCCATTAGCACGTATAGGGGTTGTGAGTTGGATTGGTAACGCAAGGCTTGGAACTCACTCCATTTTTGTCCTACTGTTTTTATCATTTTTCCTTCTCGTATTTTGGAAGGTTTTACTTCGTTTTCGGGTAGTTCATTCTTATCGTCCACTAATAGAGAGATGAGTACTACTTCATTTTTTAAGATGTTCAGTACTTCGGGTTTGCCCCATACATTATCTTCCATCTTGCGGCAGTTCACACATGACCTACCAGTAAAGTCTAATAACACAGGTTTGCCTACCTGCTTGGCGTACTCCAATCCTTGTTGGTAATCATCAAAGGTTACAATGTCATAGGGTTGGAATAAGTGAGCGCCTTGTGGCAATTCGGTAAAGGGGGTAGCGGTAGCGGCAGTATTGCCTTTGTGCCCCACACCATAAGGAGATTCACTGTAATGTTGTGGAGGAGGGAACCCGCTGATGATACTTAAAGGGGCACCCCATAAACCAGGGATGAGATAAACAGTAAAAGATAAGCTTACTAAACCGAGCAATAGTCTGCCTACTGAAATACGGTCGGTAGCATCGTCGTGAGGTAGGCGTATTTTGCCAAAAAGGTAGAGAGATAAAGCTCCAAAAACGGCAATCCATATAGCGATGAACACCTCACGCTCTAACCAATGTAAATCCCAAACCAAATCGGCTATGGAGAGAAATTTGAATGCTAAAGCCAATTCTAAAAATCCTAATACTACTTTCACAGTATTCATCCAACCGCCTGATTTTGGCAAGGAGTGTAACCAACCTGGGAAAGCAGCGAACAAGGCAAAAGGTAAAGCTATTGCCAATGAGAAGCCTAACATACCCATAATAGGAGCTATCCCCCCTTGTGAGGCAGCTTGTACTAATAAAGAACCTACTATAGGCCCTGTACAGGAGAATGATACGATGGCTAAAGCTAAAGCCATAAAGAAGATGCCGATGAAGCCACTGCGATCGGCTTGGGCATCAATTTTAGTACTCCACGAGCTAGGCAAGGTAATTTCAAATGCTCCTAAAAATGAGATAGCAAAAACTACTAAAATAAGGAAGAATATGAAGTTGAACCAAAAATTACTTGCCATAGCATTTAAGGCATCTGAACCAAAAACGGCTGTAATTACTGACCCTAACAATACATAAATTACAATGATAGATATACCATAACTTACAGCATTCTTAATACCAGCAGCTTTTGATTTACTCTGCTTGGTAAAGTAGCTCACCGTCATTGGTATCATAGGGAATACGCAAGGAGTAAGCAGAGCTGCAAAACCAGAAAGGAATGACAAGAAAAATATGCTCCAAATACCTTGGTTATGAATAGGGGTAGTGCTAGGAGCTTTGGTAGTTGTACTTGCGCTAACTGTAGTGGCTGTAGTAGCAGTAGCTACACTATTATTGCCCGCCCCAAAAGTAAACTGAGGGGTAACTCCTGTAGAACTAGTGTTGCCAATTAAAAACTCCAGATCGGCAGTATCGGGGGGGAGGCAGTTACTGTCATTACAGCACATAAACTCTACCGTAGCCTTTACAGTCTGTATAGGATTAAGTACTTTTATGCGTTGCTTAAATGTTGCTTTGTTGTAAAAATAAGCTATTTCCATAGCAAATACCTTATCCTGTTTTACTATGGGTTGTGATTCTTCTGTTTTTCCTATCAGTTCAAAATCGGCTGATTTGGCATACTCAAAAGTAGTAGGAACAGGCCCATTGGGCGGGATATTCTGCCCATATAACTTCCACCCAGCCTCAATAGTAGCTGTGGTGATAAGGGTATACTCTTGGTCGTTAATTTTTTCAACCGCTGTAGTCCATTTTACAGGGTTGTGTATTTGGGCGCTGGCTATTGCAGCCAAAAATACTAATGCCAGTGTAAGTATTTTTTTCATATATATCTGTTATTTTTTATAGTGATGTGTCTGTTTTAGGGCGCAAAAGTACAAATTAATTATCAATAATCAATTAACAACTAATAATAAATTAGGTTGGGTGTACGAAAGGTACTTTCTGTGCTTAAAGGCATAAAAATTATCTTTATACTTGCCTTATACAAAGCTTTCATAACGAACACAATAAGTAAGATTATGTGCTTAACTATGTTAATGACTGAATGAAGGATAGCTGGGGACTAATACCTGCCTACTACCTCATTAGAAATCTCTTAAGTCTTCAAATATATCTTCTATTTCGTTTACTGATAAGGGAGTAAGCTCTGCTAAGATTTTGAAAGCCTCCCAAATTTCCTCTCTTTCCAAAGTGTCGATATGATGTTTCTTATCAATCTCATTGAAAATGGCTATGAAATTTTGCAATGTAGTTACAGCTTCGTCCTTATTCTTATTACCTGATAGTTTTTTGTAAGCATCAGTATATGCCTTCATAGTTTTTTTGGCTACCGAAGGTTTAGTCCCCTCTCTGCCATCCCAATTTCTTAAAGGATTATCTAAGTTGGCTTTTATCCATTCATCAGTACGGGCTTGCTTAATATCCAGCTCATCAATGCCTTTAAACTCTTTTTTAACCTTATCGGCTACTACTTTGGGTACAGACCATAAGCTTATAGATCTCAAATTAGGCATTTCGGTTTTCTTTACAAAGCTATCAAAATCATAAAGATCGGACAGCCAAACTGACTCCAAGTGCTGTAACTTAGCCAAAGCCTCTATATTTCTTAAAGAAGCATTCTGTCCGTTAATCTTTAGGAATTCTAAGTTAGGGAATGTGTTGGCTATTTCGGCTATATCTACACTATAATTTTTATCAGAAAATATACTGAGTGATCTAACTTCTCGAAGTCCTTTGAACTTTAGATACCCACTATTAAAATTTGATAAGCCAAGGTGCAAAAGTTCTCCCTCAAAAGGACATACAATTTCTTTGATTGTTGAAAAATCACCAAGTGTATAAAGCGTTTGTATATAGCGGTTTAGCACTATTTTTTCTATATGACTATCTCGTATGACTATCTCGTCTATGCCACTTGCTGAAATATCAACAATTGCCTCATCGACTTCTTCAAGTTCTAACTTACTTACTTGTTGGTTTTCTTTTAGGAAAGACTGTAATTGAGCATCAAAAATACAACTTTTAACCTCATAGGCAAGAGGCTTTTCTTGTAATAAGGAAGTGTAAAAATCCTTATTCTCACTACGAGTAATCTTTATAGTTTTGTCTCGAGGGCTCTGTTCTTTAAAGCTCTTTTTAAAAGCATCAGGCAATTGATTCCATTGGTATTGCAAAGAAAATTGCTCTATACCAAAGGTACTTAAATGCTCATTAGTAGGGGTGTCAATAGGTGTACTATTGCCTATAAAAATAGGATTGAAAGCCCATAACTCACCTGTGTAGAGGTAAAAATTTGTTGTATTCCAATAGTGGTGGTCTAAAACAAAAGGTTTAGCCCTTTTTAAAGCATCAAGTGTGGGAACTTCTTTGCTGAAAATATCTAAAAGAACAGCAATGGTTCCTCTGCTATCATCTTTTACAACTATTTGTGCTGACACATAAAAATCCCATCTCTTTAAGTAGAGGGAATATATATCACCTATTTCTGGTTTCTTTGTATTTTCCATATCAATGTATTAAAGGGAAAGCCTTGCCATATAGAACCCATCATATCCTGATTGGTGTGCTAATATAATCTCTTCAGCCTCTAACTTAAAATCTTTGCCAGCCTCTGAAGCTAAAAAGGCAGCTACTTGTTTTTGGTTTTCACTTGGCAATATTGAGCAAGTAGCATATACGAGCTTACCACCTTTTTTAAGGAGCTTACTGTACTGTTGTAATATTTCTTGCTGGGTAGCGTGTATCTCATCGAGAAACTCGGGGCGCAATTTCCACTTGGCATCGGGGTTGCGGCGTAGTACCCCTAACCCGCTACAAGGGGCATCGATAAGTACCCTATCGGCAGTGCCTTGCATACGCTTGAGTTGCTTAGGATCTATCAGTTTGGTTTCGACATTGTAGATGTTATTGCGACGGGCACGGCGCTTGAGTTCTTGTAGTTTTTGCTCATAAATGTCCATCGCTATAATCTGCCCTTTGTTTTGCATCAGAGTAGCTAAGTGTAGGGTTTTGCCTCCTGCCCCTGCACAAGTATCGATAACACGTTTCACACTGCTATCAATGAGCATAAAGGGGGCTACTTTTTGAGAAGAAGCGTCTTGCACCTCGAACAAGCCATCATTAAAGGCTTGAGTTTTGAATACGTTACCACGTTCGGCCAGCTGTAAGGCATCGGGGTAGTTATGTAGAGGGAAGCTATCATACCCCTCTTGTTTTAGGAATATTTGTAGACGCTCTTTGTTTGTTTTTAGGGTATTAACGCGCAATACCACAGGGGCTAACTGGTTAAGGGCGTGTAATTCATTAGTCCATAAGGTTTCGCCCAGCTCGGCAGCACCTAAATCATCTAACCAATCGGGTACGGACTCGCGCAGTTTTCTTGTTTTGGAGAGTTCGTCAAAGCGCCCCTTAATACGCCTTAGGGGAGTATCTTCAAAATAGTTACCCCAATCGGGCAAGGAGATACCTTTAAGGGTAGCCCATACGGCAAATAGGCGGCGCAGTTTGTGTACATTATAGGGGGAATGAACTTCGGCTATTTCGGCATAAAGGCGTTTCCAGCGGACTATGTCATACATAGTTTCGGCAATAAAGGCTCTGTCGCGGGCGCCCCAACGCTTGTCTTTTTTGAGTTGTTTTTCAACAACTTTATCGGCGTACTGGCCATCGTTAAAGATGAAGGAAAGCCCCTCGATGAGGGCATCGACTAAGTTTCTGTGTAATTTCATTCAATTAAAGCCGTAGCACGGCAGGCGTTTTATTATACCAAAAATGAGACGGCGCATTTTTCATCGCCGTCTCTTCTTATTTATTATCTGTTATTTGCTTAAAACAATTGAGCTGTGAAGGTAAGCAAGAAGTTACCATACTTAGAATTGATTTTTGCGTTATCGGTAAGGACTGTTTCGTACATTTGGAATAGGTTGGTTTGTTTAGCTATATCATAAGAGAGGTCTAAACGTATGCCACCTAAACTAACCCCGCCACCAAAAGAGTAGCCATTCAAATCGCCTACGGTAGCGATGGCTTTGCGGTATGGGCTTTGCTCATAACGATATCCGGCACGAAGGCTTACAAAGTTTTTAGAAGAAGGTTCTTCTTTTAATAATTTGAATGGGATACGATATTCGGCACCTAAGCGTAGGGTAGAGGTATCGCCTAACTCATTTTGGATAATGTTGTTTTCAGCTTGCATATTAGCGCTTCGGAACTTTAAATTGTCATAAGCCCTATATGTATAATCGGCACTAAGTATAGCTCTTTTTTTAATGATGTATGCTGCACTGGCTGTCCAAGCACTTGGAGTACGGAACTTATATTCACGTTCGTACCAAATAGGGTCGTTGTATCGGTTAACGAGTTCTATATCACTATTGTACTCTTTGCCAGAGGCTACTACTGTGCCATAAAGTACTTGGCGAGATTCTTCTTTAAGACTGTACCAAGTGGGTGATTGATAACTTACCCCTACGCGGAAATCGTCATTTACTTTGATAATACTACCGAGTTGTAAAGAAAATCCTTCGCCTGTGGTGTTGATGTACTGCTTATGATTGGCATAAGTTAGGAAAGGGTTGGTGCCTTGGAAGTTATCGTCTTTGACGCTATACAAGGCTTTTTCATTGATATTATGCCCGTTTAGGTTTAAGCCAAGGTAAATATAATCACCTAACTGAGAGGAGATGTTAAAGTTGTACTTATTTACATAGCCAGTACGATCGACCCTGTAAGTTTCTAAACGCTCCAAGTTATTACCACTTACATCATAACTGGTGTTATTGGGGGTGGTATTTGAAGGGGTGATAAGGTTTGCCATCATACCCAAGTATGCCATTTGAGCGGCATAACCATTTGTACGTCCTAATCTGGCATAGTATTCACCTATTTCCTGTTGTTGATACTCGGGCTTATAATTATATCCAGTGGCAAAAGTATCAAAGGAGAAAGGATTACCTGCATTGCCTTGAGTGGCATAGTAGGAGAAGTAGTTATCCAAGCCTTTGTTAGTAAAAGCGGAATAGCTAAACTTATCGTTATCCAATGTTTTGCTTAAAAGGTAATTAAAGCCTAAGCTAATTTTTTTGACAGTAGGAGAGACATCGGTGATAGGAATTACGAAGCCAAAGTGATTTACATTAAAATCATTATTGGTGATGGTGTTATTTCTATCAAAGAAAGTGATATCTCTTTTTTGGCGATTGCTATTGAGAGAGACTGATATTTCGGAAGTGTTAAATACGGCACTTCCTGCTGGGTTGATGTTAAAGGCAGACAAATCGCCTCCTAATGCTCCGAAGGCACCGCTCATTCCTTTAAAGCGAGCTGTACCGGTGAGTTCTTCGGTGCTGTAGCGCATTGCATCGTTATAGTTTTGAGCTTGTATGCTTGCGCTTACTAACAAAGTACTCCAAAATAAAATATATTTGACTTTTCTCATATTATTCGGTGTTTAATCACGGTTAGAACTTTTGTAACCCCCTCCTCCGTTGGAAGAGCCGCTATTACTGCTGCCGCTACTGTAATTTCCGCCTGAGTTACCATAGTTTGAGCTTCGGCCTGAGTCGGAATGTGAATTGCTTGATTCATATTGACGTCTTAGCTCATAGCCAGAAGGCTGTTGCTGTCTTGAATAGTTGTTGTTATTGTAATTATTGTTGTTATAGCCTGAGCGGTTATAGTTGCCCCTGTTGTAATCATTATATCGGTTAGGGTCGCCACGGCGGTTATCGTCTCTGATGATAGCGCGGCCGCGAGAGCCACCATACTCGGAGCTATAAGAGCGCCCAGGTTCATAATAATAATCTCTTACCCGAGGGCGGTAATAGTAGTAATCGTCGTAATAGTAATATCCTCGGTAGGGGTAATAGCCATAGCCGTAATAGTATGGGCTATAGTAGTATGGGTTATAGCCATAGTATGGATTATAGCCATAGTATGGGTTATAGCCATAAGGGCGATAGTAGTAATTATCCCAATAAGGGTCGTAATAACTGTTGTAATAGTTAGCCCAGCCCCAGCCTAATTGGATACTAAAGTGAGAGCGATTACGGTAATAGAAAGGGTCGTCATAATATCCCCAGCCGTAGTAGGGGGAAGCCCAAGGACTTCTGTTGTACACATTGACATTGACTTGCCCTTGGTTGGAGCCCCAACTGCCATAGGAAGGGGTGTTACCACCTGTATAGGCTTGAGAGCGATAGCTATTCACATCGGTGAAATGTGAGAAGGTAGTATCGGGTTTTTGCTTGTACTGTTCTGCTTTTTCGCTAAAATAGTCCTTATACTTGTTGGGGGTAGAGGAGTAGAAATTCTCGACATAATAGCGGTCGGCTACGGGGTTTTCGACAATCTCGAGATACGCAGGGCGTTCGGGGATAGGGTCGCCGTAGATGCCGTCGGAGTAATAATAATAGCCTCCGCAAGACACTAATGCTAATGGCAGTGCTGCCAAAAAGGCAGCTCGCATCATTATTTTGCTGATAGTTAAAAGTTTTTTCATAGTAATAATTTTTTAGGTGTTAGTTGTTGGGTGTGAGGTATCGGGGTGAGATATATGCCCTGATAGCTATTGTGCACACAACGTTCGTATTGTTTTTGGGGTGTTAGGTTTTGGGTTTCAGGTTTTGGGGTGAGATGCGCCACTGAGTACCTGCCTGCTAATACCTTATAAAATAAAGCACAATTATTGTGCCAAAGTTTAGGTAGGCAGGGGCTAAGGCTTAAGGGCTAAGAGGGAGAGGCGAAAGAGAAAAAAGCAATGTTATGGGAAAATTGTTGCGGAAAATGTAAAATAAGTGATGAATGGGGAATGATTGAAAATCAGGAGGGTTACGTTTATCCTTCGTTTATAGTTCGTTTATAGTTCGTTATTAGTTCGATCAAACTGGGGTGATAATTGGGGTGTATTTTGATTGAGATAAAAATTAGTTGTTTGGTTTTTAGTGGGTTGTGTTTTTGTAGAAAGAGGAAGGGTATGGGGATAGATTTTTGACAAATCGGCAATAAAAATAGGAAAAGATTGAGAAAATGATATTAAACAGGAGGTAGGGGAGAGGAGGGTGGTTGTAGGGGGGTAGGGAGGGGAGTTTGGCATATTATTTGAGTTTTGTTTTTGGAAACAAAACAAATAAATATACATTATTATGAAACATTGGTTTATACTTTTTTCACTGCTTACAACTGTGGCAGTAGCGCAAAGCCCCTCGGTAACAGTAGTGGGTGAAGGGGTGGTATATGTAACTCCTGATGTGGTAAATATATCGGTAAGTGTAGAGCACGAAGGGGATGACCCTAAAATACTACGAGAACGCAATGCTGCTACAGTGGCTAAAGTGCTTGAAATACTAAGCAAAGAGAAGCTGCCCAAAAGCAGTTACAAGACGACTTATATATCATTACACAAAAATTATAACTACAATTACAACGAGAGTAATGATGCGAAAAAGACGAATTATCACATTTCACAAGAAATACAAATTAGGATAGATGACCTGACAAAATATGAAACCCTGATGGAAAAGATTTTTGAAGCAGGAGTGAATAATATTAATAATGTGAGTTTTGATGTGAAAAATAGGGATAAACACACGCAAGAGGCACGCCTATTGGCAGTGGGAGATGCGAAAGCGAAGGCTACTTTATACGCTTCGGCACTAAATCAAAGCATAGGGAAGGCTATCCAGATAAAAGAAGGGGCTTCCTATTCGGGAATGACGACAGCTAATTTTCAGATTAGAGGGGCAGCTCCTAAAAATGCGCCTAGTATAGCTGAAGGCTCTATGACAGTGAGGGCGCAAGTAACAATAGATTTTGAATTGAAATAAAGTTAGAGAATATGAGTGTACAAGAAATTATAGCTTATGGCTTAGTAATTGTAGCTGTTGTTTTTTTGGTTAAAAAACTGTTTTTCAGTAGAAAAAATAAGAGTTGTAACGGGGGTACAGGCTGTAAATGTGGGTAATATGCTTTTAGACAAATTTGTCAGTTATCAAATTTTTCGTACTTTTGCGCCCT encodes:
- a CDS encoding OmpP1/FadL family transporter: MRKVKYILFWSTLLVSASIQAQNYNDAMRYSTEELTGTARFKGMSGAFGALGGDLSAFNINPAGSAVFNTSEISVSLNSNRQKRDITFFDRNNTITNNDFNVNHFGFVIPITDVSPTVKKISLGFNYLLSKTLDNDKFSYSAFTNKGLDNYFSYYATQGNAGNPFSFDTFATGYNYKPEYQQQEIGEYYARLGRTNGYAAQMAYLGMMANLITPSNTTPNNTSYDVSGNNLERLETYRVDRTGYVNKYNFNISSQLGDYIYLGLNLNGHNINEKALYSVKDDNFQGTNPFLTYANHKQYINTTGEGFSLQLGSIIKVNDDFRVGVSYQSPTWYSLKEESRQVLYGTVVASGKEYNSDIELVNRYNDPIWYEREYKFRTPSAWTASAAYIIKKRAILSADYTYRAYDNLKFRSANMQAENNIIQNELGDTSTLRLGAEYRIPFKLLKEEPSSKNFVSLRAGYRYEQSPYRKAIATVGDLNGYSFGGGVSLGGIRLDLSYDIAKQTNLFQMYETVLTDNAKINSKYGNFLLTFTAQLF
- a CDS encoding SIMPL domain-containing protein, with translation MKHWFILFSLLTTVAVAQSPSVTVVGEGVVYVTPDVVNISVSVEHEGDDPKILRERNAATVAKVLEILSKEKLPKSSYKTTYISLHKNYNYNYNESNDAKKTNYHISQEIQIRIDDLTKYETLMEKIFEAGVNNINNVSFDVKNRDKHTQEARLLAVGDAKAKATLYASALNQSIGKAIQIKEGASYSGMTTANFQIRGAAPKNAPSIAEGSMTVRAQVTIDFELK
- a CDS encoding RsmB/NOP family class I SAM-dependent RNA methyltransferase, whose product is MKLHRNLVDALIEGLSFIFNDGQYADKVVEKQLKKDKRWGARDRAFIAETMYDIVRWKRLYAEIAEVHSPYNVHKLRRLFAVWATLKGISLPDWGNYFEDTPLRRIKGRFDELSKTRKLRESVPDWLDDLGAAELGETLWTNELHALNQLAPVVLRVNTLKTNKERLQIFLKQEGYDSFPLHNYPDALQLAERGNVFKTQAFNDGLFEVQDASSQKVAPFMLIDSSVKRVIDTCAGAGGKTLHLATLMQNKGQIIAMDIYEQKLQELKRRARRNNIYNVETKLIDPKQLKRMQGTADRVLIDAPCSGLGVLRRNPDAKWKLRPEFLDEIHATQQEILQQYSKLLKKGGKLVYATCSILPSENQKQVAAFLASEAGKDFKLEAEEIILAHQSGYDGFYMARLSL